The sequence TCGGCCGGCGCCTCGGCGACCACCTCGGAAGGCCGCGGGTGGGCAGCCGGTACGCCGTGCGCCAGGAGCAGCGCCAGGGCGTCGTCCGAATCCTCGTCCACACCCAGCCGCTGGCCGCGCCGTGACCGGAGCATGTCCAGGAGCCCGTCGGATTCCTTCCCGGGGTCCTGGGCAGGACCCTGGCTGCCGGGAGATGCCTTTGCGCTGTCCGCGTCAGTTTCAAAATCGAACGGGCGGTCGGAAACCGCAGTGAGGCGGCGGGCCGGAACGGGGCCATCCAACGGTTCGAGTTCGCTCAACTGCTGGGCCCAGCGGTTGGTGTTCTGAAGCGACTTGCGTCCTGGGCTGAAGGTCCAGAGCGCAGGCGGCTCTTCTCCAATGCCGGTGGTCCCGCCGGGTTTTGCCTCAAAGTTTGCCGAGACTGTCCAGGTGCCGTCCTGGCGCCGCCAGGAGTCCCATTCCACGGTGGCGGGGTCGATGCCATGCGCAGAGAGGCGGTGGGCCACCATGTCGTCCAGGGTTGCCGGGTTGTCGCCAAACGCGGACCGGAATGCGTCATGGCCGGGGGAGGGTGCCGCGACTTCAACCTTCCGTGCCTGCTGTGCAACGTACTCGCGCTCAGCAAGGACCGGGCCCTCGTAGCGCTCCACTTTGGCCAGCGGCATGCCGGACAGTTCCGCTACGTCGGCAGCGGTGGCGCCGGCGCGGATCCGGGCCTGGATGTCCCGTGGAGACATCGGAACGGCTGGCCGCTCCATCCGCGGTTTGGCCGTGGACCGGCTGGCCGTCCTGAGGGCTTCATCGATCGGCAGCTGGAACATCTCGCCGCCGGCCCCGCTCAACAGGAGATGCGTCCCGTCGTCGTGCACGCCTACAAGCCGTAGATCCTGCATACAAAATCCTCCACCCTGGCATTACTATCAATTGAAACTCTGCCACCCGGCAGCGCTGAATTGGCTCAAGGAACAGGGCGCGCCGTGATTTTCCGCCGGATCCGGGCCCGGACGTGGAGTGAAGGCAGCGTTATGGCGTGGCCAGGGCGGCCGTCAGCTTGTCCGGATGCCGGGTGGAAGCCAGCCAGTAGGGGGTTTGGTCGGCAGGGTCCGTGATTTCGATTTTCACCACGGGATCGATCCAGCCGCGGATGCAAAGGTAGGCCACGCCGTTGAGCCGGGTGCCGCGTTCCGCCGTCGCTTCGCCGGCTTCAAAGTGCTGAACGCTTCCCACGAACCGGCGTTCGATGGTGGCCCGTCCAACCGTGAGGGCATCCGCCGTGACGGTAATGGCGGGGGTGGAAAGGACCAGGAGCGCCGTAATGATGGCCAGCAGTATCAATGCCGCTGTGTAGCCCGCCGCCATGCTGATAGGTGCGAAGACCAGGATGCCTGCTGCGGAAACACCGGCAGCGATGACCCAGATCCAGGCGTTGGGCCACAGCTTCTCCCGGTAGATGACGGGTGCCCCGGCGGAGGGTGTGCTGGGAACGGACGCGGGCGAGCTTGATTCGGGCATAGGCCAAGCTTTCCACCTTTGGCCCGCTATTTCACCTTGGGTGGAGCCGCCGGGAGGTCCGCCCACCACGGGTTCCTTAGGACTGTTCCGTGGGCGCGGGTTAGAGTGAGTGACTGTGACTGATCATCCCGCCACGGTAGACATTGCCCCGGACACAGCATTGCCAGCGCCTGCTGTCCCCACTCTCCAGGTCCAGTTGAAAATGCTGGATCCGGACCTGGAAGCGCCGTCCTACGCACATCCGGGTGACGCCGGCGCGGACCTGCGTGCCCGCGAGGATGTTGTCCTGCTCCCCGGGGAGCGCAAGCTGGTTCCCACCGGCGTCGCGATTGCGCTGCCGGAGGGTTTCGTGGCGCTGATCCACCCCCGCTCGGGCCTGGCCACCAAGCACGGCCTGACCATTGTCAACGCTCCAGGCACCGTGGACGCGGGCTACCGGGGCGAGATCTCGGTGACCCTCCTGAATACCGACTCGTCCCAGCCGATAGAGCTGCGGCGCGGCGATAGAATTGCCCAAATGGTCATCCAGCGGGTTGAGTACGCCCAGTTCATTCCTGTCAGCGAATTGAGCGGTTCCGTGCGCGGCACGGGCGGCTTCGGGTCCACGGGCGGATTCACCGTTCCTGGGGCCTGACCCCGCAAACGCATCCGCTGCCACGCCAGCACGTACGACGGCGGGACCTCCACGGGTCCCACCGGCACCATCCAGAACTGGCACATTTCAGGAATAAGGAGTCACCCATGGTCTTTGGGCTCGGCAGGAAAGCAAAGAACGAAGAACCGGCGCAGCCGGCTGAAGAACTGACGATTGCAGAGGACGGGGAAGGCGAACCGGGCACCGCTGCCCGCCGCCAGGACGGCCCCTTCGACGAGGCCGAAATCAGCAGCCGTGACGGCTTCGTTGACCTGGGCGCCCTGCTGATCACCCCGAGCGAGGGCCTCCAGCTCCGCCTTGAGGTGGAAGAAGCCACCCAGCGGGTGGTGGCAGTCACCCTGGACCTGAACGGCTCCAGCCTCCAGCTTCAGGCCTTCGCCGCCCCCAAGACGGAAACACTGTGGGACGAGATCCGCGAACAGATTGGCCAGTCGGTGGGCGCGCAGGGCGGACAGGTTGAGGAGGTGGAAGGTGCCTTCGGCACGGAACTGGTGGCCAAGCTGCCGGCCGGGCTGCCCGATGGCAGCCAGGGCTACCGCGTGGCCCGGTTCATCGGCGTGGACGGACCCCGATGGTTCCTGCGCGGTGTCCTGGGTGGACCCGCGGCGCTGGAACGCCCGGCCGCCGAGCCCCTCGAGGCCCTATTCCGGCAGGTCGTGGTGGTCCGCGGAGACAGCCCCATGCCGCCGCGCGACCTCTTGCAGCTGCGACTGCCC comes from Pseudarthrobacter sp. NIBRBAC000502770 and encodes:
- a CDS encoding DUF3710 domain-containing protein, whose translation is MVFGLGRKAKNEEPAQPAEELTIAEDGEGEPGTAARRQDGPFDEAEISSRDGFVDLGALLITPSEGLQLRLEVEEATQRVVAVTLDLNGSSLQLQAFAAPKTETLWDEIREQIGQSVGAQGGQVEEVEGAFGTELVAKLPAGLPDGSQGYRVARFIGVDGPRWFLRGVLGGPAALERPAAEPLEALFRQVVVVRGDSPMPPRDLLQLRLPKDASTTPPPAATTLEEPERGPEITQIG
- a CDS encoding DUF3093 domain-containing protein is translated as MPESSSPASVPSTPSAGAPVIYREKLWPNAWIWVIAAGVSAAGILVFAPISMAAGYTAALILLAIITALLVLSTPAITVTADALTVGRATIERRFVGSVQHFEAGEATAERGTRLNGVAYLCIRGWIDPVVKIEITDPADQTPYWLASTRHPDKLTAALATP
- the sepH gene encoding septation protein SepH, yielding MQDLRLVGVHDDGTHLLLSGAGGEMFQLPIDEALRTASRSTAKPRMERPAVPMSPRDIQARIRAGATAADVAELSGMPLAKVERYEGPVLAEREYVAQQARKVEVAAPSPGHDAFRSAFGDNPATLDDMVAHRLSAHGIDPATVEWDSWRRQDGTWTVSANFEAKPGGTTGIGEEPPALWTFSPGRKSLQNTNRWAQQLSELEPLDGPVPARRLTAVSDRPFDFETDADSAKASPGSQGPAQDPGKESDGLLDMLRSRRGQRLGVDEDSDDALALLLAHGVPAAHPRPSEVVAEAPAEPEPEETEPQDGPQETPAAQGDSFIRRRDARPSMLSRLSLLPPHRDGNDDALRLHDGVSTDTREITIAASPQKPSGSAPAAGSGNSGGAGLDELLGSNPRRPAPKQNDASPSTGQLPETEAPERPARPKRSSVPSWDEIVFGTRSD
- the dut gene encoding dUTP diphosphatase; the protein is MTDHPATVDIAPDTALPAPAVPTLQVQLKMLDPDLEAPSYAHPGDAGADLRAREDVVLLPGERKLVPTGVAIALPEGFVALIHPRSGLATKHGLTIVNAPGTVDAGYRGEISVTLLNTDSSQPIELRRGDRIAQMVIQRVEYAQFIPVSELSGSVRGTGGFGSTGGFTVPGA